From the Leucobacter denitrificans genome, one window contains:
- a CDS encoding DUF2017 family protein: MRLQPADGGVEILFDSEEAGMLDQLVRQLIMLMESHSTTALDPDPLFASLEVGGSDVAPDDPALARLFPDAFEDAADATAFRRVTEQGLINRKLQDAMQVIGDLDWSLPNSTSMTETAVNITEASFPAWARTVTAVRLAIAARIGLESEEDHERLIDEEQTRGTVLVFDWLASLLDAILALGAASKNEGATGL, from the coding sequence GTGAGGCTACAACCGGCAGACGGCGGCGTGGAGATTCTCTTCGATTCCGAAGAGGCTGGCATGCTCGATCAGCTTGTTCGTCAGCTCATCATGCTCATGGAGAGCCACAGCACGACGGCGCTCGATCCCGATCCACTATTCGCGAGCCTGGAGGTGGGTGGCTCTGATGTCGCCCCCGATGACCCTGCGCTCGCGCGATTGTTTCCCGACGCGTTTGAAGATGCGGCCGATGCGACCGCGTTCCGAAGGGTCACCGAACAGGGCCTCATTAATCGCAAGCTGCAAGACGCTATGCAAGTGATCGGCGACCTCGATTGGTCACTTCCAAACAGCACGTCGATGACCGAGACTGCGGTGAACATAACGGAGGCCTCGTTTCCTGCCTGGGCTCGTACGGTAACTGCTGTTCGGCTTGCGATCGCAGCTCGCATCGGTCTCGAGAGCGAAGAAGATCACGAGCGCCTCATCGATGAGGAGCAGACACGCGGCACCGTGCTCGTGTTTGATTGGCTCGCTTCCCTGCTCGATGCGATACTCGCGCTCGGTGCGGCGAGTAAGAACGAGGGTGCGACGGGTCTCTAG
- the clpS gene encoding ATP-dependent Clp protease adapter ClpS: MMGADESGTKRSPSTDGSLAVAPQLPWRVIVWDDPVNLMSYVSYVFRTHFGFTVERADELMLRVHNFGRAVVAEGSREAMELHVEAMHEYGLWATVEREDAQ, encoded by the coding sequence ATGATGGGTGCAGACGAGTCAGGTACGAAGCGCAGCCCGAGCACAGATGGCTCGCTCGCAGTCGCACCGCAGCTTCCGTGGCGGGTGATTGTGTGGGACGATCCAGTAAATCTCATGTCGTACGTGAGTTACGTGTTCCGCACGCATTTCGGGTTCACGGTTGAGCGTGCAGACGAGTTGATGCTTCGGGTGCATAACTTTGGTCGTGCTGTGGTTGCTGAGGGGTCGCGGGAGGCAATGGAACTGCACGTGGAGGCGATGCACGAGTACGGTTTGTGGGCGACGGTCGAACGGGAGGATGCACAGTGA
- a CDS encoding metallopeptidase family protein, with product MLEVSPEEFESMVSDGLDSLSDEMLEHLDNVIFLIEDRPEDGSDILGVYEGFSLAERDTYGYGEEPDRITLFRENLLEHCEDVDELSREIRITLVHEVGHFLGIDEARIHELGWG from the coding sequence ATGCTCGAAGTGTCGCCCGAAGAGTTTGAGTCGATGGTTTCCGATGGCCTCGACTCGCTCTCTGATGAAATGCTCGAACACCTCGATAATGTCATTTTCCTCATCGAGGATCGTCCGGAGGATGGCAGTGACATTCTTGGGGTGTACGAGGGGTTTTCGCTTGCCGAGCGCGATACGTATGGTTATGGGGAGGAACCGGATCGCATCACGCTCTTCCGAGAGAATCTGCTTGAGCACTGTGAAGATGTTGACGAGCTTTCTCGCGAGATTCGCATTACGCTCGTGCATGAGGTGGGGCACTTTTTGGGAATTGATGAGGCACGCATTCACGAATTGGGGTGGGGATGA
- a CDS encoding DUF6328 family protein, whose product MSDIPDRPESPAMRADRNWTELTQELRVSQTGVQILTAFLLILPFQQRFAELIKGTQLTLYLVLVSLAITTTILMVAPVSLHRFLFQRGRKARTVHISNRLTTLALVFLGLTIAGTVAFVFSVVLGQFWGWIAAAAAAVLLAALWLVLPWLARTTRDPHEEG is encoded by the coding sequence ATGTCTGACATTCCGGACCGCCCCGAGTCTCCTGCGATGCGCGCCGACCGCAATTGGACTGAACTCACGCAAGAGCTGCGCGTGTCACAGACGGGCGTGCAGATCCTCACTGCGTTCCTGCTTATTTTGCCGTTTCAGCAGCGGTTCGCTGAGCTCATCAAGGGCACGCAGCTCACGCTGTATCTCGTGCTGGTTTCGCTCGCGATTACCACCACAATTCTCATGGTTGCGCCAGTGAGCCTCCACCGATTCTTGTTTCAACGGGGGCGCAAAGCCCGAACGGTACATATCTCGAACCGCCTAACGACACTCGCACTCGTTTTCTTGGGCCTCACCATCGCTGGCACGGTGGCATTCGTGTTCAGCGTGGTGCTGGGCCAGTTTTGGGGGTGGATCGCGGCGGCTGCCGCCGCCGTGCTCCTTGCCGCACTGTGGTTGGTGTTGCCGTGGCTTGCCCGCACGACTCGCGACCCTCACGAGGAGGGATAA
- a CDS encoding PIG-L deacetylase family protein — protein MTTLELFDATGIERVLCVVAHPDDMEYGGSAVAAEWSARGIEVSYLLLTAGEAGIRTMTPSETAPCRADEQRKACEIVGVESLTILDLPDGLVEPSVGTRRRIAREIRSTRPDAVVTMSWGLEAPWGLNHVDHRSTGIAVIDAIRDADNPWLFREQLTDEGLEAWKAEWLLVMMHQPTHAIEVSEDAAERAVRSLEAHEVYLAAIPNYPVPRELVTGVLSDGGERAGVPFALPIRPYRM, from the coding sequence ATGACGACTCTCGAACTCTTCGACGCAACCGGAATCGAGCGGGTACTGTGCGTAGTCGCGCACCCCGACGACATGGAGTACGGAGGTTCGGCGGTCGCGGCCGAATGGTCGGCACGCGGTATCGAGGTTTCGTATTTGCTGCTCACGGCCGGCGAAGCCGGGATCCGCACTATGACCCCGTCTGAGACCGCGCCGTGCCGCGCCGACGAACAACGCAAGGCGTGCGAGATCGTGGGAGTTGAGAGCCTCACCATTCTCGATCTCCCTGATGGACTCGTGGAACCCTCGGTTGGGACTCGGCGGCGAATCGCGCGTGAGATCCGATCCACTCGCCCTGACGCAGTGGTGACGATGAGCTGGGGCCTTGAGGCGCCGTGGGGGCTTAATCATGTGGATCATCGCTCGACCGGCATCGCGGTCATCGATGCGATTCGTGACGCAGACAACCCGTGGTTGTTCCGAGAGCAGCTCACCGATGAAGGACTCGAGGCATGGAAAGCCGAGTGGCTGCTCGTCATGATGCATCAGCCCACTCACGCGATCGAGGTCTCGGAGGATGCGGCAGAGCGGGCCGTGCGGTCGCTCGAGGCCCACGAGGTGTACCTGGCAGCGATACCCAACTACCCGGTCCCCCGCGAGCTCGTCACTGGCGTGCTGTCAGACGGCGGCGAGCGCGCGGGCGTACCGTTCGCTCTGCCAATTCGCCCATATCGCATGTGA